One segment of Panicum virgatum strain AP13 chromosome 1K, P.virgatum_v5, whole genome shotgun sequence DNA contains the following:
- the LOC120657586 gene encoding uncharacterized protein LOC120657586, with protein sequence MAAVLLGPPVIRGARPPPTAAAAAAEAPASHPFLDLLDACFNNDAPAAASDGGKGPRMMRTENDSATYATSGNPCLDLFFQVVPDTPPQRVRELVTLAWAHDPLTALKLVANLRGVRGTGKSDKEGFYAAALWLHERHPKTLACNLPALAEFGYLKDFPELLYRLIHGADVRKLAKDKVGVAKIRRKVAEVRAARLAGAKRARGNTAAPVLADFVSAALSNPKTKSKRGSKSGGGVVSAAAAMETEEEASHDQATEAVEQKPEAMEVDHKEAAAVKEIPMTKEVRKVAKLAAQSLETYYSDDAYRFLLDCVAQFFAGLLASDVEQLAPGGQKRKIGLAAKWCPTPGSSFDRTTLLCEAIARRLFPRDSSPDYSDLSEEHYAYRVLHRLRREVLVPLRKVLELPEVYMSAQRWSELPYTRVASVAIRRYKDLFKKHDEARFDKYLEDVEAGKAKIAAGALLPHEIAAAAFRGEADDVSELQWRRMVEDLRKKGSLSNCIAVCDVSGSMNGTPMEVCVALGLLISELSEKPWGGRVITFSETPQIHKIEGKTLTQKMSFIQRMQWDMNTNFQAVFDRILRTAVDGRLPKDKMIGTVFVFSDMEFDQASANPWETDYQVICRKFKDAGYGDAVPQIVFWNLRDSRSTPVISTQPGVAMVSGFSKNLVKLFLESDGVVSPEAVMAAAISGAEYQKLAVFD encoded by the coding sequence atggccgccgtcctcctcggcCCTCCCGTCATCCGCGGGGCTCGCCCGCcaccgacggccgccgccgcagccgcggaGGCCCCCGCCTCCCACCCCTTCCTCGACCTCCTCGACGCCTGCTTCAACAACgacgcccctgccgccgcctccgacggCGGCAAGGGGCCCCGCATGATGCGGACGGAGAACGACTCCGCCACCTACGCGACCTCCGGCAACCCCTGCCTCGACCTCTTCTTCCAGGTGGTCCCCGACACGCCGCCGCAGCGCGTGCGCGAGCTCGTCACCCTCGCGTGGGCGCACGACCCGCTCACGGCCCTCAAGCTCGTCGCGAACctccgcggcgtgcgcggcacGGGCAAGTCCGACAAGGAGGGCTTCTACGCCGCCGCGCTCTGGCTGCATGAGCGCCACCCCAAGACGCTCGCCTGCAATCTCCCCGCGCTCGCCGAGTTCGGCTACCTCAAGGACTTCCCCGAGCTGCTCTACCGCCTCATCCACGGCGCCGACGTCCGCAAGCTCGCCAAGGACAAGGTGGGCGTTGCGAAGATTAGGCGCAAGGTCGCGGAGGTCCGCGCGGCCCGGCTGGCCGGTGCGAAGCGCGCTCGCGGCAACACCGCCGCGCCCGTGCTTGCCGACTTCGTCAGCGCCGCGCTCTCCAATCCCAAGACCAAGTCCAAGCGTGGCAGTAAGTCTGGAGGTGGCGTGgtctctgccgccgcggccatggagACAGAGGAGGAGGCGTCTCATGATCAGGCGACGGAGGCCGTGGAGCAAAAACCAGAGGCGATGGAGGTGGATCACAAGGAGGCTGCAGCTGTGAAGGAGATCCCCATGACGAAGGAGGTGCGCAAGGTAGCCAAGCTCGCAGCGCAATCTCTGGAGACGTACTACAGTGATGACGCCTACCGCTTCCTGTTGGACTGCGTTGCTCAGTTCTTCGCCGGCCTCCTCGCCTCCGACGTCGAACAGCTCGCCCCCGGCGgccagaagaggaagatcgGGCTCGCCGCCAAGTGGTGCCCAACTCCGGGTTCGTCGTTCGACCGGACGACGCTGCTCTGCGAGGCGATCGCCCGTCGCCTCTTCCCGCGCGACTCCAGTCCCGACTACTCCGACCTGTCGGAGGAGCACTACGCGTACCGCGTGctccaccgtctccgccgcgaGGTGCTGGTGCCGCTGCGGAAGGTCCTGGAGCTTCCGGAGGTGTACATGAGCGCCCAGCGGTGGTCCGAGCTTCCCTACACCCGCGTGGCGTCGGTGGCCATAAGGCGCTACAAGGACCTGTTCAAGAAGCACGACGAGGCTCGCTTCGACAAGTACCTCGAGGATGTCGAGGCTGGTAAGGCCAAGATCGCGGCCGGTGCGCTCCTGCCCCACGAGATCGCGGCCGCCGCTTTCCGTGGCGAGGCAGACGACGTGTCGGAGCTGCAGTGGCGCCGCATGGTGGAGGACCTCCGCAAGAAGGGGTCGCTGAGCAACTGCATCGCCGTCTGCGACGTGTCCGGGAGCATGAACGGCACGCCAATGGAGGTGTGCGTGGCGCTGGGCCTGCTCATCTCCGAGCTCAGCGAGAAGCCGTGGGGCGGCAGAGTTATCACGTTCAGCGAGACCCCCCAGATCCACAAGATCGAGGGCAAGACCCTCACCCAGAAGATGAGCTTCATCCAGCGCATGCAGTGGGACATGAACACCAACTTCCAGGCAGTGTTCGACCGCATCCTCCGCACAGCTGTGGACGGCCGACTGCCCAAGGACAAGATGATCGGGACTGTCTTCGTGTTCAGCGACATGGAGTTCGATCAGGCGTCGGCAAACCCCTGGGAGACGGACTACCAGGTCATCTGCCGCAAGTTCAAGGACGCCGGGTACGGCGACGCAGTGCCGCAGATCGTGTTCTGGAACCTAAGGGACTCGCGGTCCACGCCTGTGATTTCGACGCAGCCGGGAGTCGCAATGGTGAGTGGCTTCTCTAAGAACCTGGTCAAGCTCTTCCTGGAGAGCGATGGCGTGGTGAGCCCGGAGGCTGTCATGGCGGCGGCGATCTCAGGCGCCGAGTACCAGAAGCTTGCCGTGTTCGATTGA
- the LOC120640037 gene encoding aspartyl protease family protein At5g10770-like isoform X2: protein MALAPRWRPASSPSPPPASSRGRRAAPPTQVSVAPRRNGTSAVLRLTPRHGPCAPSRTSSLAAAPSVADTLRADQRRAEYILRRVSGAGAHQLLGSKAAAATVPASWGYDIGTLNYVVTASLGTPGVAQTLEVDTGSDLSWVQCKPCAAAACYSQKDPLFDPARSSSYAAVPCGASACAGLGLYAAGCSAAQCGYVVSYGDGSNTTGVYGSDTLTLTATDAVQGFLFGCGHAQSGLLAGIDGLLGLGREPVSLVGQTAGAYGGVFSYCLPTKPSTAGYLTLGAAAGGAAPGFATTQLLPSPAAPTYYIVMLTAISVGGQALSVPPSAFAGGAVVDTGTVVTRLPPAAYAALRSAFRGGMAAYGYPSAPPNGILDTCYDFAGYGAVTLPTVALTFSSGATLTLGADGILSFGCLAFAASGSDGGMAILGNVQQRSFEVRIDGASVGFRPGAC from the exons ATGGCGCTCGCGCCGCGGTGGCGCCCGGCTTCGTCACCGTCTCCGCCGCCAGCTTCAAGCCGGGGTCGACGTGCAGCTCCCCCGACCCAG GTTTCAGTTGCACCGCGGCGGAACGGCACGTCGGCCGTGCTGCGGCTGACGCCCCGGCACGGGCCGTGCGCCCCCTCGCGGACGTCCTCGCTGGCGGCGGCCCCGTCGGTCGCCGACACGCTGCGCGCGGACCAGCGGCGGGCGGAGTACATACTGAGGAGGGTGTCCGGTGCCGGCGCGCACCAGCTGCTGGGatccaaggcggcggcggcgacggtgccgGCGAGCTGGGGCTACGACATCGGCACGCTCAACTACGTGGTGACGGCGAGCCTGGGCACGCCGGGCGTGGCGCAGACGCTGGAGGTGGACACCGGCAGCGACCTGTCGTGGGTGCAGTGCAagccgtgcgcggcggcggcgtgctacAGCCAGAAGGACCCGCTCTTCGACCCCGCCCGGTCGTCGTCGTACGCCGCCGTGCCGTGCGGCGCGTCCGCGTGCGCGGGGCTGGGCCTGTACGCGGCCGGCTGCTCGGCGGCGCAGTGCGGGTACGTGGTCAGCTACGGCGACGGGTCCAACACCACGGGCGTGTACGGCTCCGACACGCTGACGCTGACGGCGACGGACGCGGTGCAGGGGTTCCTCTTCGGCTGCGGCCACGCGCAGAGCGGGCTGCTCGCCGGCATCGACGGGCTCCTCGGCCTCGGCCGCGAGCCGGTGTCGCTCGTGGGGCAGACAGCGGGCGCGTACGGCGGGGTCTTCTCCTACTGCCTCCCGACCAAGCCGTCCACCGCGGGGTACCTGACGctgggcgccgcggcgggcggcgcggcgccggggtTCGCGACGACGCAGCTGCTgccgtcgccggccgcgccgacgTACTACATCGTGATGCTGACGGCCATCAGCGTGGGCGGGCAGGCGCTGAGCGTGCCGCCCTCGGCGTTCGCGGGCGGGGCGGTGGTGGACACGGGCACGGTGGTCACCCGGCTGCCCCCGGCCGCGTACGCGGCGCTGCGGTCCGCGTTCCGCGGCGGGATGGCGGCGTACGGGTACCCGTCGGCTCCGCCGAACGGGATCCTGGACACGTGCTACGACTTCGCCGGGTACGGCGCCGTGACCCTCCCCACCGTGGCGCTGACGTTCAGCAGCGGCGCGACCCTGACGCTGGGCGCGGACGGGATCCTGTCGTTCGGGTGCCTGGCGTTCGCGGCcagcggcagcgacggcggcatGGCCATCCTCGGGAACGTGCAGCAGCGCTCGTTCGAGGTGCGCATCGACGGCGCCTCCGTCGGGTTCAGGCCCGGCGCCTGCTGA
- the LOC120640053 gene encoding aspartyl protease family protein At5g10770-like: protein MASAPKLLLLLLCSYHTLVAQAGGDSSYKLLSISSLKSDSVCSEPKATPSSTGVTVPLHHRHGPCSPAPSKKMPALEEMLRRDQLRAAYIQRKYSAAKGGAGDVQQSDATVPTTLGTSLNTLEYVITVGIGSPAVTQTMLIDTGSDVSWVQCKPCSQCHSQADPLFNPSSSSTYSPFSCSSATCAQLGQEGNGCSSSQCQYIVTYGDGSSTTGTYSSDTLALGSNTVRNFQFGCSQVESGLNDQTAGLMGLGGGAQSLASQTAGTFGRAFSYCLPPNPGSSGFLTLGAGTSGFVKTPMLRSSQVPTFYGVRLQAIRVGGRQLSIPASVFSAGTVMDSGTVITRLPRTAYSALSSAFKAGMKQYPSAPPSGIFDTCFDFSGQSSISIPTIQLVFSGGAVVDLAAEGIILSSCLAFAGNSDDSSLGIIGNVQQRTFEVLYDVGGGAVGFKAGAC from the exons ATGGCCTCTGCTCCGAAgcttctgctcctcctcctgtgtAGTTATCACACTCTAGTTGCTCAAGCAGGAGGTGATAGCAGTTACAAGCTTCTGTCCATTAGCTCTCTCAAGTCTGACTCCGTCTGTTCCGAGCCCAAAG CGACTCCATCGTCGACGGGCGTCACGGTGCCTTTGCACCACCGGCACGGCCCATGCTCACCGGCGCCCTCCAAGAAGATGCCAGCCTTGGAGGAGATGCTCCGGCGTGACCAGCTCCGAGCTGCCTACATCCAACGGAAGTACTCCGCCGCcaagggcggcgccggcgatgtCCAGCAGTCGGACGCCACCGTGCCGACCACGCTGGGCACGTCCCTGAACACGTTGGAGTACGTGATCACCGTAGGCATCGGCTCGCCGGCCGTGACCCAGACCATGCTCATCGACACCGGCAGCGACGTGTCGTGGGTGCAGTGCAAACCGTGCTCGCAGTGCCACTCCCAGGCGGACCCGCTCTTCAACCCCAGCTCGTCCAGCACCTACTCCCCGTTCTCTTGCAGCTCTGCCACCTGCGCGCAGCTCGGCCAGGAGGGGAACGGCTGCTCGAGTTCCCAGTGCCAGTACATTGTCACCTACGGCGACGGCTCGAGCACCACCGGCACCTACAGCTCCGACACGCTGGCGCTGGGCTCCAACACCGTCAGGAACTTCCAGTTCGGGTGCAGCCAGGTGGAGTCGGGCTTAAATGACCAAACCGCCGGGCTcatggggctcggcggcggcgcgcaatcGCTCGCGTCGCAGACGGCGGGGACATTCGGCAGGGCCTTCTCCTACTGCCTCCCGCCGAATCCGGGCTCCTCCGGGTTCCTCACGCTCGGCGCTGGAACGTCCGGCTTCGTCAAGACGCCGATGCTCAGGAGCAGCCAGGTCCCCACGTTCTACGGCGTCCGCCTTCAGGCGATCAGGGTGGGAGGGAGGCAGCTCAGCATACCCGCCTCGGTCTTCTCCGCCGGGACGGTCATGGACTCCGGCACGGTCATCACGCGCTTGCCGCGGACGGCCTACTCGGCGCTGTCGTCGGCGTTCAAGGCCGGGATGAAGCAGTACCCGTCGGCGCCGCCCAGCGGCATCTTCGACACGTGCTTCGACTTCAGCGGCCAGTCCAGCATCAGCATACCGACCATCCAGCTGGTGTTctccggcggcgcggtggtcgACCTCGCCGCAGAAGGGATCATCCTGAGCAGCTGCCTCGCCTTCGCTGGCAACAGTGACGACAGCTCCCTCGGCATCATCGGCAACGTGCAGCAGCGGACGTTCGAGGTGCTGTACGACGTTGGCGGGGGCGCTGTGGGCTTCAAGGCCGGGGCGTGCTGA
- the LOC120640037 gene encoding aspartyl protease family protein At5g10770-like isoform X1: MSSSSPVARLLLSLLLCAAALGFVPRCHGARAAVAPGFVTVSAASFKPGSTCSSPDPVAPRRNGTSAVLRLTPRHGPCAPSRTSSLAAAPSVADTLRADQRRAEYILRRVSGAGAHQLLGSKAAAATVPASWGYDIGTLNYVVTASLGTPGVAQTLEVDTGSDLSWVQCKPCAAAACYSQKDPLFDPARSSSYAAVPCGASACAGLGLYAAGCSAAQCGYVVSYGDGSNTTGVYGSDTLTLTATDAVQGFLFGCGHAQSGLLAGIDGLLGLGREPVSLVGQTAGAYGGVFSYCLPTKPSTAGYLTLGAAAGGAAPGFATTQLLPSPAAPTYYIVMLTAISVGGQALSVPPSAFAGGAVVDTGTVVTRLPPAAYAALRSAFRGGMAAYGYPSAPPNGILDTCYDFAGYGAVTLPTVALTFSSGATLTLGADGILSFGCLAFAASGSDGGMAILGNVQQRSFEVRIDGASVGFRPGAC; encoded by the exons atgagctcctcctcccccgtggCGCGCCTCCTCTTGTCACTGCtcctgtgcgccgccgcgctcggatTCGTCCCCCGCTGCCATGGCGCTCGCGCCGCGGTGGCGCCCGGCTTCGTCACCGTCTCCGCCGCCAGCTTCAAGCCGGGGTCGACGTGCAGCTCCCCCGACCCAG TTGCACCGCGGCGGAACGGCACGTCGGCCGTGCTGCGGCTGACGCCCCGGCACGGGCCGTGCGCCCCCTCGCGGACGTCCTCGCTGGCGGCGGCCCCGTCGGTCGCCGACACGCTGCGCGCGGACCAGCGGCGGGCGGAGTACATACTGAGGAGGGTGTCCGGTGCCGGCGCGCACCAGCTGCTGGGatccaaggcggcggcggcgacggtgccgGCGAGCTGGGGCTACGACATCGGCACGCTCAACTACGTGGTGACGGCGAGCCTGGGCACGCCGGGCGTGGCGCAGACGCTGGAGGTGGACACCGGCAGCGACCTGTCGTGGGTGCAGTGCAagccgtgcgcggcggcggcgtgctacAGCCAGAAGGACCCGCTCTTCGACCCCGCCCGGTCGTCGTCGTACGCCGCCGTGCCGTGCGGCGCGTCCGCGTGCGCGGGGCTGGGCCTGTACGCGGCCGGCTGCTCGGCGGCGCAGTGCGGGTACGTGGTCAGCTACGGCGACGGGTCCAACACCACGGGCGTGTACGGCTCCGACACGCTGACGCTGACGGCGACGGACGCGGTGCAGGGGTTCCTCTTCGGCTGCGGCCACGCGCAGAGCGGGCTGCTCGCCGGCATCGACGGGCTCCTCGGCCTCGGCCGCGAGCCGGTGTCGCTCGTGGGGCAGACAGCGGGCGCGTACGGCGGGGTCTTCTCCTACTGCCTCCCGACCAAGCCGTCCACCGCGGGGTACCTGACGctgggcgccgcggcgggcggcgcggcgccggggtTCGCGACGACGCAGCTGCTgccgtcgccggccgcgccgacgTACTACATCGTGATGCTGACGGCCATCAGCGTGGGCGGGCAGGCGCTGAGCGTGCCGCCCTCGGCGTTCGCGGGCGGGGCGGTGGTGGACACGGGCACGGTGGTCACCCGGCTGCCCCCGGCCGCGTACGCGGCGCTGCGGTCCGCGTTCCGCGGCGGGATGGCGGCGTACGGGTACCCGTCGGCTCCGCCGAACGGGATCCTGGACACGTGCTACGACTTCGCCGGGTACGGCGCCGTGACCCTCCCCACCGTGGCGCTGACGTTCAGCAGCGGCGCGACCCTGACGCTGGGCGCGGACGGGATCCTGTCGTTCGGGTGCCTGGCGTTCGCGGCcagcggcagcgacggcggcatGGCCATCCTCGGGAACGTGCAGCAGCGCTCGTTCGAGGTGCGCATCGACGGCGCCTCCGTCGGGTTCAGGCCCGGCGCCTGCTGA
- the LOC120640020 gene encoding uncharacterized protein LOC120640020 — MVTMEPLGGYKKATAALDEAARARLRGPFTSDSAPSPAPSRRADADDGLMDLVDEFYNGYGEHRAGVAAAAAAKDAAAARAPEWKETLRLTLADAAADAAVARIRAEAERIVRDAGPAVVVAGGGVRKHLAERLRARGFNAGLCRSSWERTSSVPAPGSHEYVDVAMAPAGSSPPASSRYIVEVNVAAEFEIARPSAEYQDLLSSLPPVLVARPEALKELAAAMCGAAAKSIRRAGMHVPPWRRAVYVQAKWSGQFTRVEAAAGPRPEAGAGAAAARARRPGGRKNCGMEMGRREVAVGREALVSVRPLFRGL; from the exons ATGGTGACGATGGAGCCCTTGGGTGGTTACAAGAAGGCAACGGCGGCGCTCGACGAGGCGGCGAGGGCTCGGCTACGGGGCCCGTTCACCAGCGACagcgcgccctcgccggcgccgtcccGGCGCGCGGATGCCGACGACGGTCTCATGGATCTGGTGGACGAGTTCTACAACGGATACGGCGAGCACCGCgcgggcgtcgccgccgccgccgccgccaaggacgCCGCTGCGGCGCGGGCACCGGAGTGGAAGGAAACGCTGCGCCTCACGCtggcggacgcggcggccgaCGCGGCGGTCGCGCGAATccgcgccgaggcggagcgcatTGTCCGAGACGCCGGGCCAGCCGTCGTcgttgccggcggcggggtgagGAAGCACCTCGCGGAGCGGCTCCGGGCGAGGGGTTTCAACGCCG GTCTCTGCAGGTCGTCGTGGGAGAGAACCAGCAGTGTCCCGGCGCCGGGCTCACACGAGTACGTGGACGTCGCCA TGGCGCCGGcgggctcctcgccgccggcgtcgtctCGCTACATCGTGGAGGTCAACGTCGCAGCCGAGTTCGAGATCGCGAGGCCGAGCGCCGAGTACCAGGACCTCCTCTCGTCCCTGCCGCCGGTGCTCGTGGCGAGGCCGGAGGCTCTGaaggagctcgccgcggcaatgtgcggcgcggcggcgaagtcCATCCGCCGCGCGGGCATGCACGTGCCGCCGTGGAGGCGCGCGGTGTACGTGCAGGCCAAGTGGTCCGGCCAGTTCACGAGGGTGGAGGCCGCAGCGGGGCCCCGGCCGGAAGCAggagccggggcggcggcggcgcgcgcccggcggcccgGCGGGCGGAAGAACTGCGGGATGGAGATGGGGCGCCGGGAGGTGGCCGTGGGTAGGGAGGCGTTGGTGAGCGTGAGGCCCTTGTTCAGAGGATTGTGA